Below is a genomic region from Nitrospira lenta.
AATCCAGATGCACGAATTTCGAACGAGGATAATAGCCGATGCCGCCGTAGCCCAATTCCAGCGCAGCCTGTCGAATGACCTTGGGATGAATGCCCGGAATCTGTATATCGATAGCCTGCCCCTGCATGTGCAGGCTATTCTTCGCCGCGCGACGGCCGGCGCGAACGAGTTTCGCATTATACTCCGGAGAGCGATAGCCGGAGACGATATGAATCTCCCGGTCACCGCCTATCTTTTTTTGCACCAGATTGACATGTTCCAACACCCGCACATCGATCGCTGAGACTTCACCGGTCGCGTGGCACCGCAGGATATGATTGATATCGTCCAGCGCGTCCAAGTCATACTCGCCGGCCTCATTCCGATACGTCACGTCCAGCCGTTCATCGGTCCAGACATTCAAGAAGGTCAACTGGCCCTCAGGAAGCGCCGCCGCCGCGACACGCGGGGGCCGGAGCCCGGGCAGCACCGCGAGCGCCAAGACCATCACGGAAGTTTGCAAAAACGTACGCCGGGTCCAGGCCCGATTCGAATCAGTTGTCACAACGATACGCTCCGAAGAAGGTGTATTGCAGAAAACCGGCAGCAGATGAATCGAGTTTTACCAAAAAGGATCGGATCGGTCAATGAATATTCATTCAATCGATTCTTCACTCTTGTCCGTTCCGTGTCGATACGTCGATACGATGTTGCGCGTGATCGGCGCGGAGGGAACAATCCACGACCTAAACCAGGCGCAACCATTTTCTTCCTAGACACTCAGCTGGCAGACGAGTAATATCATCGGGAGAGAGTAAGGAAATTCCATGGCTACCATTTTGATCATCGACGACGAAGAATCCATCCGCCATCTCCTCCGCGAGGTGTTGGAAAGGGCCGGACATCAGGTGCGTGAAGCGTCCAACGGCCGCGAAGGGCTTGAGACCTATCAACAGCATCCGGCGGACTTGGTCATCATGGATCTGCTGATGCCAGATACTGACGGCTTGGAAACCACACTGCAACTGACGCGCGAATATGTAGACGCCAAGGTCATCGCGATTACTGGCGCGCAAGGTGATCGAAACTTTCTTGACGTCGCAAACCTTTTCGGCGCCAGACGGACATTCCAGAAACCCTTCGACCTCAACAAGCTCCTCCAAGCCGTGCAGGAAGAGTTGGTCGCCCAGTAGCCCATTCCCGTGCCCGACAGTCCCAGCCTGTCTCCGCCGACATCATTTTCCAATCACATCCGATCCGTTGCACCTCAAGTTGACTACCTGTTGCGCCGATGAAGGTGGGCAGAAACCAGTCCTCGTGGACTCGGTATACATCGCGCGTTAACACAACTCCGACAGGTGCATCAGCATGGGATACCATCGAAAGAGCCCGCGATTCGGCGTGAATTTCGGCAGCACCTTCGCCGGCGACGCCCTGGCCGGCCAGGGCACCATCACCAATCTGTCCGTAGGCGGCTGTAGCGTCGACTCCAAGATATCGCTACCGACCCAGAGTGTGGTCGGACTGAAAATCCAACTCCCGGACTCCCAGTGGCCGCTGGAGATCGAGCAGGCGGTCGTCCGGTGGGTGCGAGGCAATACCTTTGGCCTGGAGTTTCAAGCGCTGTCGAATCCAAACACCACCCGTCTCCAACAACTTCTGCAAGACCTCGATCAAGGGCCGCTGGTGGTCATGCACCGCGCTGCGTATTGATATGGAAACACGCGCAACCATACTCGTCGTCGATGACAGTCCGGACTTTCAGCTCTTCATGAAAGCCCTACTGACTGAAGAACACTACGCCGTCCGCTCTTCCGGCGATACGCTCCAAGCAACGGGCGTCGCGCTCCGAGACAAACCCGCACTCATTGTGCTGGATCTCGGGATTCCCGGCGGGGATGGCTGGGTGTTACTCGACCGGCTCAAAACGAATATCTTAACCAAACACATTCCCATCGTGATCGTAACGGGACAAACCAAGAGCGGACTCGAACACAAATCCCGATTGAGAGGAGCGGACGGATTTTTCCGCAAGCCCATCGACAAACAGGCCTTCATCGGCACGATCACGACCATCCTCGCCGCCCACCCTCCTACCCACCACACTCCATCTCCATTCCCTCCGACAGCACCGCGCTTCCTGCCCTAGGCTCGGACCAATAGGCAACCATGGCCGCAGCCATCGGCGAACCGCTCCATCATGGGCGCGCGATGATAAAAACAGTATTTACTGGAAGTCTTTCTCGAGGATCTGAGAGGATCACGGAAGCGGTGGTGCCGAGATACGCGACCTTGTAGGAAACTGTCCGACGATCATGCAGCTGATTCTCTGGATTCTATACGGCGTTCTCATTCTCGCCAGCGGCATCTATGGATCCGACTTTGTCGGCCATTCCCATTGGGACTATGTTATTTGGATTCCGCCGCTCGACGAGATACAGACCTTCCAATTCTGGCTCGACATTGTGGTGAATGTCACCCTCTATGCCCCCTTTGCCTTCCTCTTTCTCCAATATCGGAATTCGACTCATCGGTCCGCTCTCGTCACGGCCGTCCTGTTGGGATTACTCCTCTCCTGTGCGGTCGAACTCTATCAGGTCTATTCACACAATCGCCGCCCGTCGCCCTTAGACATTGCCTGCAATCTGAGCGGTACCATCATCGGAACACTCCTCTGGAAAGCTTGGCGAAGATCTGCGCGGCAGACTCCACAACTGAAAGCACCGGCTATTCCCATCCCATAGGTTCATAGCCGCGCTCTTGCAGACAGCGATTCACAAACTGCTTGAACGCCTGACTCGGTGGCGATTTTCTAAACAGGCCGCGGAGCAAGCCGCCGGTTGCCCCACTTGCCGCTCCGACCATCGCACCGCGTCCCGGACGCCCGACGACCGCCCCACCCACAGCCCCGGCCGCCGAGCCGATCGCGCCACCCGCCGTCGTACTCCCGGCTACCTGGCCGCTCTTCCCCTGACTCGGCGTCGCGCCGGCTTCTTTTGCCATGGCAGAACAGTCCTCGATATCCTGTTCCGCAACAGACTCCCCGACCTGGCGAAAATGGGCGTTGGGATAGAGAATCGGCTTGGGTGCCGCGCAACCGGACATCAGGAGGAGACAGGACAGGAGAATCCAAAACTGGTGGGATGGTGATTTCATCTCATGAGCTTGAACGAACTGGCGCAAGACCCGTTTACCAGTCTGCTAGCGGCCACCCGATAGTTCCTTCCGGACAAGCCCGCGCATCATCACAGGATCGTTGTAGGCCACCTCGCTCAACGCATCCAGGATGTGAATCCCCTTGGATGCCGCCAGGTCCTTCGCCTTCAGATAATTTTTCGCCCCAAACCGCGCCACCGACGACTGGCCATTCACAATCTGGCATGCCAGCACCTCCGCGCCGACTTCCAGCGTGCCACCCTCTTCGATCAGCTGCTTGGCCTGCGCTACCGTAATCGCGTGCAACTGCGCAAACTCCTCCAACCCGCCCGTCTCGACCAGGCGTCCGTCTGGCATGATGCAGAGCCGTTTGAAGTGCGGCGACCAATCCTTGCGAAAATCGATGTACTTGATATCGCCGCCCTTCGCGACGGCGCGATCGATCATGCGATAGTCCAATCCCAGATTCTTCTGCTCCAGCTTTTCCTTCAACTCATCCGGCAAGGTGCGATGGAAGATCTCATAGGCCGCCTCGGCCATCGAAAGCGACCGCGCCCGGGCCAAATGCTCCGTCTCGGCAAACTGCATCAGATCCAACACGAATGTCCGTTTCGGCAGCGCGCCCGTCGAATCGATCACACAGGCAAAAAGCCCGCGCGTCAGAAGTCCGCCCTCGGCGGGATAGACGTAGACGCCACCCTGGCCGAGCAACTCCGTCATCGTTGCCACCGGCACGCCATAACTTTCTGACAAAATCTTGGCATGGCCAGGCAGATCTTCAGGAAGCGTCATCGCGCAGGCCGTCACATTTCCTGGCGCATCAGCCTCCGAATAATCTTCGATCACGTTATAGAGGACCGGAAGTTTCGGTTTCTCGATTTTCTTCTTGATCTTAAACATAAATAACTTCCATCCAAACTATTGGTTTTACACGCTATCGTCTACTGCCGCTGAAGATGGTGATAGGGCGGCAATGTCATCATGCGGCGATCTTCCACCGGTCCGCCGATCGTAAAATGATAGAGCGATTGGAAAGACAAACCCTGAACTCCCAGCATCTCATGAACCGGATCGTCGAAGAAACAGCCGATCCCGGTCCCACGCACCCCGGCAGCTTCCGCCTCCAGATACAGCACCTGGCCGAGTAAACCAGCCTCCCAGAACAACCGAGGATAAAACCAGGCACCCGCCTGGCGCAAGCGTCCCTCAAATTCAGCCAACATACCCAGCGAAAATGCGCTGTCCGCAGCGATCTCCTGATGGCAGCTCACCTGCGCTGCCGCACGCTTGGCATCGCCTTCCAACAACCAATAGAGCGGGAGATCTTCAGGGCATCCCGGCGGCGGCGTCCAGACTAGCTCCGGATTGAGTGACTGTTGAACCAGGCTGAGCTTCGTCTGATCCCGCACCAAAACATAGAGGCCCGGCGTGAGCCCCTCGACGCGATGCACAAAAATCATCAAATGAATCGCCGGCGCGTGGGGCCACAGATCCCAGGGCATCGGCCGTTCCAACTGAGGACGCTCGGCGCGCGGCATCACCCGCTGCAAAATCCGAAAGAACGTCGCAGCTGAAATCGCCGTCCGTCCGTCAAATGACACCGCACTGCGGCGTTGACGGATGATTTGCCCGGCCGGAGGCTCGACCTCATGCGTCATGCCTATCGCTTCATTCGCTGTAGGGAGAGGGCGCGACAACACCGGCTGCTCTTGCGACAACTTCCACGAAGCATCGGCTACCTGGTCGATCGCATCCCAGTGCACTCCGTGCTCCCCGCTCAGTCGGTTCGCCTTCCCCTGCCACGACACCGTCGAGAGATCCTTCACCAAGGCCGCATCGAGGAAGAGGGGGATTTCTTCACCCTCAGGTCGCACCACCTCGCGAGGCCACAGCACACAGAGACAATCTGGATGCTCCGGTTCGACGCCGGCAAAATCATCCACACGATGGGTGCCCAGTACCATTGCCACGGTGTTTTGATCCACGCCGTCCAGCAACGCCATGCTCCACCCCAATGTTGCCGCTGCAATCCGCGCAGATCCAAGGGCATGTCCGACGTCATGATTGCAATAACGAAACGCCCGCTCGCCATACTTCCAGGCTTCCCGCCAGTGCACCGACGAGAGGCCGAACAGAAATGCGCCCGGGGGAAACGGAGCGAGCAACCGCGCGATCAACTCAGCCGGAAACGCCGCCCGCCACTCCAGCCCATGCTCCCTCGGCGCATAGTGATAGAGCCCCGGTTGCATGGCGAGTCCATCGATCTGCGGCAGAACGATATACCCTTCCGTCGGATGCAGATTACCTGAGGAGGGATTGCTCCGCAGCGCCCATTCCGTCTCCCCGCCTTTCTTCCAGGCTGACAACGCCAATGCACACTCAAAGAACCTGGATAGCGAACGCAGGGTGACTGGCTGAACGGGAACCGCCCCCGGCCGATAGATCGCGTCATAGCCGGGCGAGATAGGCTCCTCATCCGGCTTCAGCAGCGGCAGCGGGATCAGCTCCGCACCGGCGAAGCGCCGAAAGGGATCAGGCTGATTCGCCCAATCGAGGAATCCCATCGACCGGGCATAGCGGTTGAAGTAATGCTTCGTCTGAAGATGATAGCGGATGACCTGATCGACCGGATCGGCTGAAACAGAGTCTGCGGCTGGAGAGACAATCGGCTTCTCGGTACTCATTGCAATAGTGAGGACAGTCTACAGAGCGGTGGGGAAGAAAGTAAACGCGCCAGCGCCGTGCACTTCTTCGTTCAACAATATTGTCTTGAGCAGACTAGACCGCTGCCTTTGCACCTGACAGCCGGCACTCTGTGGATTCATCGCCAACTGCCGTTTCACCAGGATACCTACACATTTCATCACTTCCGTCCGATAAGAGTCTATTACATTCTATTTTCATGGGAGCTGTATCATGGCTGGACTTATTCAGGAATTGAAAGAACATCACGTCCACTTACTCTCGATTCTGCAATTGGCCAAACTCAATGGCTTCGCCACACTGGAAACCAGGGAGCTGTTGCGCTCGGCGCGAACGACGCTGCTGGATCATCTGCGCAAGGAAGATCTCGAACTGTACCCGGTCTTGCGTACGGCGGCGGCGAAGAATCCCGCCGTCAAAGGAACGCTGGACACATTTGCCGCGGACATGGCCGACACCTCGAATCTGGCCATCGCCTTCTTCAAGAAATGTGATCAAGGCGGAACCGATCACGACTTATCGAAGGAATTCGGTCTCCTCATCGCCAAGCTGCGCAGTCGCATTCGCCGTGAAGAAGAACTGCTCTACCCCCTTTTCGAGCAACTTACCGCAAAACCAGCGGCCTAGCCCCTCACGGATTTCCACAGCCCGGTGCCGTTGACCACCTGACAGCTGCGCCATCACTCGCCCGCGATCATTGACCTCCCTTTCTCTCTCCACGTATCCTGCTCCCACACACACGAGGCCCAACCATGCAATTCGATGCAGCCCTTGCCGCGCAAGCGGCATTTGAAGAAGCAGAACCCGAACTCGGGTCCGACTGGGAAACCGCCGCTGATCTGGAAGCCACTTTTTCATCCAACGCCGGATCGACGGCGCGGGAAGCCTATGAAGGATTACTCTCGCTGGCAACCCGCTACCCACAGGCCCATGCCTTTCAGGCCTTCTGCATCTACATCACCTGGCAACAGGTGACGGAACAGACGATCGCGCACCACTTCGAGACCGGGTTGCGGCTCTCTGAATCCTACCTGGCTTCGCGCGACGGCAAAGACCAGCAACACCTCGATTACGTCACCGAACTCATGGAATCGTTTCGTGCAGGACTGGGATTGGACGAGGAAGACGACATTGTCGTCGAATTCAGAAAAGACACGCCGAAAGGCGGCGACTAGCGGGAACAGACCGGATCAGGACGGGTCTTCGGCTGCCGGCTGATGACTGCATGGCGGCGGCTCCGGATCGGCTTCATCGAAGCCGCAATGCGGACAGGGCATACAGACCGGTCCGTCACAGCAATGATAGATGTACGCTCGACCGCAGCGTCTGCAATGGGTATGCGCCATACGTAAGATCGCACGGTAGCAAACTTCCGCCTCTCGCTCAAGAGTCGCCGCATGTCCGATGATGACAAACACCGCGCCAGAATTTTTCTCCACCGCGGACAGCTGGCTCACGCCAAAGATGCCTATGAACAGGCCGTCGCGGACGATCGTCTCGCCGGCAATCCCCGCGAACTCTCCGCCTCGCTCGGCAATCTCGGAAATGTCTGCGCCCTGTCGGGCGATTTCGAAAAGGCCGAGGCCTGCTATCGGGACGTACTGGCGATTCAACGGACAGAACAAGACCGACAGGCCGTCGCTCACACCCTGGTGAATCTGGGCAATCTCCACATCGGCGCCGGTCGCCCTGAAAAAGCCCGGCCCTACTACCTTGAGGCGCTCGATCTGCTGAAACCGCTTCATGATGACCGCGCGCTCGGCATTCTGTACCACAACCTCGGCATGGAAGAGGCGCGGCAGGCTCACTGGGACCAGGCCATCGCCCACTTCACAGACGCGCTGGAATCTCATCGCCGCATCGGTAATGAAGAGGGCCTTGCGCTGACCTACAGCCAACTCGGCAACACCTTCCTCGACTCCGGCGCCTTGCGTCAGGCGGAAAAATGCTTGAACAATGCCTCCGAGCATTTCATCAAGCTCGGCAACGCGCCCGGAGAAGCCGCCGTTCTCCGGCTGCTGGCCGCGCTCTATGTTCGTGAAGGGAACGCTCCGTCGGCGATTCGCTGTCTCGAACGCGTCGTGTCGCTCGATCAACACTATCAACTCCTGGAACTCACCAGAGACCGCGCACTGCTCACTGAGCTTCGTCAATCTATTTCACATCCGTAGTCACGCCCTCCGTTCCGCCTTCACTGACGTTTCTCAGATCTTTCTGGACAGATACAACGGCTCTGCTACCGTAGGACCGTCACAGCGATTGCATCAAGTTTTTCCCGCACACAACCGACAAGATACTGACGTACACATGTAGACAAAGGTGAACTCTTGCTGCTACGTGCCTTTTGGTTATTCCTTATCGTCGCCGCCGTCACCACTCCGGTACAGGCGGCAGAATTCACGGCTCCCCAGATCACGGTCGGCACCCAAGAAGTCGGACTCTCTGCCGGCTACCTTCTCCCCCACCGGCTCACAGATGCGCACACGACCAAACAGCAAGGCGTCGCCTTCATGCCGTCCTGGATGATGACCGTGACCGATCCGATGGGTGACAGCTGGTATCGCGGACAAGTCTCCTTGGGGGCCGAAGTCGTCTACATCCAGTTTCAAGAACCGTTCTTGACGCACGGAATGGGCTTTACGCCTAAGATCAAGTACACCTTCGTAGCCCATGACCGGATCCGCCCCTATGCCGAGTTTGCCGGCGGCCCGTTCTGGACCGACCTCGCTGGGAAAATCCCTGAAGAGTCCTCACAGTTCAATTTCGTTCTGACCGCAGGGTTCGGCTGTTCGTTCTTTTTGACACCCCAGACATCATTCAATATCGGCTATCGGTTCCACCATATTTCCAACGCCGGCACGCGATACCCCAACTTGGGACTCAACGCCAGCTTGCCGTTCGGCGGATTTTC
It encodes:
- a CDS encoding PilZ domain-containing protein, producing MGYHRKSPRFGVNFGSTFAGDALAGQGTITNLSVGGCSVDSKISLPTQSVVGLKIQLPDSQWPLEIEQAVVRWVRGNTFGLEFQALSNPNTTRLQQLLQDLDQGPLVVMHRAAY
- a CDS encoding response regulator — protein: METRATILVVDDSPDFQLFMKALLTEEHYAVRSSGDTLQATGVALRDKPALIVLDLGIPGGDGWVLLDRLKTNILTKHIPIVIVTGQTKSGLEHKSRLRGADGFFRKPIDKQAFIGTITTILAAHPPTHHTPSPFPPTAPRFLP
- a CDS encoding VanZ family protein, whose amino-acid sequence is MQLILWILYGVLILASGIYGSDFVGHSHWDYVIWIPPLDEIQTFQFWLDIVVNVTLYAPFAFLFLQYRNSTHRSALVTAVLLGLLLSCAVELYQVYSHNRRPSPLDIACNLSGTIIGTLLWKAWRRSARQTPQLKAPAIPIP
- a CDS encoding SagB/ThcOx family dehydrogenase, encoding MSTEKPIVSPAADSVSADPVDQVIRYHLQTKHYFNRYARSMGFLDWANQPDPFRRFAGAELIPLPLLKPDEEPISPGYDAIYRPGAVPVQPVTLRSLSRFFECALALSAWKKGGETEWALRSNPSSGNLHPTEGYIVLPQIDGLAMQPGLYHYAPREHGLEWRAAFPAELIARLLAPFPPGAFLFGLSSVHWREAWKYGERAFRYCNHDVGHALGSARIAAATLGWSMALLDGVDQNTVAMVLGTHRVDDFAGVEPEHPDCLCVLWPREVVRPEGEEIPLFLDAALVKDLSTVSWQGKANRLSGEHGVHWDAIDQVADASWKLSQEQPVLSRPLPTANEAIGMTHEVEPPAGQIIRQRRSAVSFDGRTAISAATFFRILQRVMPRAERPQLERPMPWDLWPHAPAIHLMIFVHRVEGLTPGLYVLVRDQTKLSLVQQSLNPELVWTPPPGCPEDLPLYWLLEGDAKRAAAQVSCHQEIAADSAFSLGMLAEFEGRLRQAGAWFYPRLFWEAGLLGQVLYLEAEAAGVRGTGIGCFFDDPVHEMLGVQGLSFQSLYHFTIGGPVEDRRMMTLPPYHHLQRQ
- a CDS encoding YcbK family protein: MTTDSNRAWTRRTFLQTSVMVLALAVLPGLRPPRVAAAALPEGQLTFLNVWTDERLDVTYRNEAGEYDLDALDDINHILRCHATGEVSAIDVRVLEHVNLVQKKIGGDREIHIVSGYRSPEYNAKLVRAGRRAAKNSLHMQGQAIDIQIPGIHPKVIRQAALELGYGGIGYYPRSKFVHLDSGAFRYW
- a CDS encoding glycine zipper family protein; this translates as MKSPSHQFWILLSCLLLMSGCAAPKPILYPNAHFRQVGESVAEQDIEDCSAMAKEAGATPSQGKSGQVAGSTTAGGAIGSAAGAVGGAVVGRPGRGAMVGAASGATGGLLRGLFRKSPPSQAFKQFVNRCLQERGYEPMGWE
- a CDS encoding acyloxyacyl hydrolase, which encodes MLLRAFWLFLIVAAVTTPVQAAEFTAPQITVGTQEVGLSAGYLLPHRLTDAHTTKQQGVAFMPSWMMTVTDPMGDSWYRGQVSLGAEVVYIQFQEPFLTHGMGFTPKIKYTFVAHDRIRPYAEFAGGPFWTDLAGKIPEESSQFNFVLTAGFGCSFFLTPQTSFNIGYRFHHISNAGTRYPNLGLNASLPFGGFSFYF
- a CDS encoding response regulator translates to MATILIIDDEESIRHLLREVLERAGHQVREASNGREGLETYQQHPADLVIMDLLMPDTDGLETTLQLTREYVDAKVIAITGAQGDRNFLDVANLFGARRTFQKPFDLNKLLQAVQEELVAQ
- a CDS encoding hemerythrin domain-containing protein; the encoded protein is MAGLIQELKEHHVHLLSILQLAKLNGFATLETRELLRSARTTLLDHLRKEDLELYPVLRTAAAKNPAVKGTLDTFAADMADTSNLAIAFFKKCDQGGTDHDLSKEFGLLIAKLRSRIRREEELLYPLFEQLTAKPAA
- a CDS encoding tetratricopeptide repeat protein, which gives rise to MSDDDKHRARIFLHRGQLAHAKDAYEQAVADDRLAGNPRELSASLGNLGNVCALSGDFEKAEACYRDVLAIQRTEQDRQAVAHTLVNLGNLHIGAGRPEKARPYYLEALDLLKPLHDDRALGILYHNLGMEEARQAHWDQAIAHFTDALESHRRIGNEEGLALTYSQLGNTFLDSGALRQAEKCLNNASEHFIKLGNAPGEAAVLRLLAALYVREGNAPSAIRCLERVVSLDQHYQLLELTRDRALLTELRQSISHP